One genomic window of Aricia agestis chromosome 7, ilAriAges1.1, whole genome shotgun sequence includes the following:
- the LOC121728954 gene encoding nitric oxide synthase-interacting protein homolog isoform X2 — MTRHARNCTAGAVYTYHEKRKDAAASGYGTQSERVGKDSVKSFDCCSLTLQPCRNPVVTKEGYLFDKESILEYVITKKNEYTRKLKQYEKQLKKEEEEKKELAAAEQEANLIKFMNREKNISNSKSDTTASTSSISNLANGKDKKLPSFWIPSELPDAKVSKIQKPDSTVYCPISGKPLKVKDLIEVKWTMLPDDPDEKKSLIAKENRYMCPVTHDILNNAVPCAVIRTTGHVVTMECVEKIIKKDWLHPLTGDKLKEKDIIPLQRGGTGYALTNQNLESKNERPVLQA; from the exons ATGACACGCCACGCAAGAAATTGTACAGCCGGGGCTGTATATACTTATCACGAAAAGAGAAAGGATGCTGCAGCATCTGGCTATGGAACACAAAGTGAAAGAGTCGGGAAAGATTCAGTTAAAAGTTTTGATTGTTGCAGTTTAACTTTGCAACCGTGTAGAAACCCTGTGGTGACGAAAGAAGGGTACTTATTCGACAAGGAATCTATTCTAGAATATGTCATAACTAAGAAGAACGAGTACACTCGCAAACTAAAACAATACGAAAAACAGCTCAAAAAAGAAGAGGAAGAGAAAAAGGAGCTCGCAGCCGCAGAACAAGAAGcaaatttaataaagtttatgaACAGGGAAAAGAATATTTCCAATAGCAAGTCTGATACGACGGCGTCGACCAGCTCAATTTCAAACTTGGCAAATGGGAAAGACAAGAAACTGCCAAGCTTTTGGATTCCTTCTGAGCTGCCAGACGCCAAAGTATCAAAAATACAGAAGCCAGACTCAACAGTGTACTGTCCCATAAGTGGGAAGCCATTGAAAGTAAAGGACCTTATTGAAGTCAAGTGGACTATGCTGCCAGATGACCCAGACGAAAAGAAATCCTTAATAGCTAAAGAGAACAGGTACATGTGTCCAGTGACACATGATATATTAAACAATGCTGTCCCATGTGCTGTTA TCAGAACTACAGGACATGTTGTTACAATGGAATGTGTAGAAAAGATAATCAAAAAGGATTGGCTTCATCCCTTGACTGGAGACAAATTAAAGGAAAAGGACATCATACCTTTACAGAGAGGTGGTACTGGATATGCACTAACAAATCAGAACTTGGAGAGCAAGAATGAAAGACCCGTCTTACAAGCTTAA
- the LOC121728954 gene encoding nitric oxide synthase-interacting protein homolog isoform X1, which produces MTRHARNCTAGAVYTYHEKRKDAAASGYGTQSERVGKDSVKSFDCCSLTLQPCRNPVVTKEGYLFDKESILEYVITKKNEYTRKLKQYEKQLKKEEEEKKELAAAEQEANLIKFMNREKNISNSKSDTTASTSSISNLANGKDKKLPSFWIPSELPDAKVSKIQKPDSTVYCPISGKPLKVKDLIEVKWTMLPDDPDEKKSLIAKENRYMCPVTHDILNNAVPCAVIRTTGHVVTMECVEKIIKKDWLHPLTGDKLKEKDIIPLQRGGTGYALTNQNLESKNERPVLQA; this is translated from the exons ATGACACGCCACGCAAGAAATTGTACAGCCGGGGCTGTATATACTTATCACGAAAAGAGAAAGGATGCTGCAGCATCTGGCTATGGAACACAAAGTGAAAGAGTCGGGAAAGATTCAGTTAAAAGTTTTGATTGTTGCAGTTTAACTTTGCAACCGTGTAGAAACCCTGTGGTGACGAAAGAAGGGTACTTATTCGACAAGGAATCTATTCTAGAATATGTCATAACTAAGAAGAACGAGTACACTCGCAAACTAAAACAATACGAAAAACAGCTCAAAAAAGAAGAGGAAGAGAAAAAGGAGCTCGCAGCCGCAGAACAAGAAGcaaatttaataaagtttatgaACAGGGAAAAGAATATTTCCAATAGCAAGTCTGATACGACGGCGTCGACCAGCTCAATTTCAAACTTGGCAAATGGGAAAGACAAGAAACTGCCAAGCTTTTGGATTCCTTCTGAGCTGCCAGACGCCAAAGTATCAAAAATACAGAAGCCAGACTCAACAGTGTACTGTCCCATAAGTGGGAAGCCATTGAAAGTAAAGGACCTTATTGAAGTCAAGTGGACTATGCTGCCAGATGACCCAGACGAAAAGAAATCCTTAATAGCTAAAGAGAACAGGTACATGTGTCCAGTGACACATGATATATTAAACAATGCTGTCCCATGTGCTGTTATCAg AACTACAGGACATGTTGTTACAATGGAATGTGTAGAAAAGATAATCAAAAAGGATTGGCTTCATCCCTTGACTGGAGACAAATTAAAGGAAAAGGACATCATACCTTTACAGAGAGGTGGTACTGGATATGCACTAACAAATCAGAACTTGGAGAGCAAGAATGAAAGACCCGTCTTACAAGCTTAA